The following nucleotide sequence is from Granulicella aggregans.
CCACCGTGCGACGTCCGGCCCGCACGTCGCTCAACACTTCAATCCGCCTAAGATCGCGTTCGCTCATAGAAATCCATGCCATCCTTAGACCCTGACATTTCTATCGGGCCAGACCATGACATTTCTAACGAGCCGCTACAACAATGATATACATAATATGTGTTATCGGACATTATTGAGCAGTCAGAGCAACTTGGAAGATGGGCGTTTCCGTTTGAACTGTTGAAGAGTATTGGCTTGACTGGAGGGTGTATGGCGGAGAGACAGGGATTCGAACCCTGGATACCTTGCGGTATACACGCTTTCCAAGCGTGCGCCTTCAGCCACTCGGCCATCTCTCCGCAAACTACGAGCCAGTCTCACTTTACCACACGGTGGGCGTCCGCCGGTGCGAACCGGGCATTCCCTGACACCCTCCCTAGAGCGAGGCCAGGGCTTCCTGCTCATTGGGATAGAGCGATGCGTACTTGTTGATACCCACCATCGTGAAGACCTTCTGAAAGTGTGCACTCAGCCCGAAGATACCGACCCTCCGCGTGCCCGATTTACTCGCCTCCAGCAGCAGCTGGATGATGATCGCGATGCCGGAGGAGTTGATGTAGTCGACGGCAGTAAAGTCCAGCAATACTTTGGTGGTCGCTGTGTCAAGGCCGTGATAGGCGTTGAGGATGGCGTCTTTCGAAGCTGACGAGATATCGCCCGAGAATGCAAGGACAGCAATGGATGTGCCTGCGGTGGAGGTTGCGGTGCGCTGGGTGACTTTTGTAGTCGCCTGCATTTATTGACTCTCCTTAACTTGATGGGCGTCGAGACGGATAACGAGTCGAACAAAGCTCTTTCCAGGAGGCCCCTGGTGCCACTCCGCCTCATCCACTAATGCCTGAATAAGAAACATGCCCATGCCGCGCGGATCTTCCTCTCCGTGCATCTTCCGATCGATATCGGGCGAGGCTGGTGCCTTCGCGATGCCTGCCCCGTCGTCGATCACCTTGACCTCAAGTTCGTCGTCGGTGGTGGACATCACCACGCCCACATTAAGCGAGCTGTCGAGCTGATTGCCGTGTTCGATGGCATTGATGCAAGCCTCGGCTACCGCAGTCTTCAAATCTTCGATCCGGTCGCTCGAAAATCCCATCAGAGCTGCCATGCTGGAGGCGGTGCTCATCGCGACCTTCTCAAAGCCGAGTTCTGAAGGGATACGGACTTCGACGGAACTTCCGCTTTTCATAAGGCAGCATGCTCCTGCGAAGAGGAATCGAGACGGTAGATGGCGAGAGCGGTCATGTCGTCGGTCTGCGGCGCGCCATCGGAAAATACGGCCAGCGTCTCCCAGAGTGTATCGAGAATGTCGCTTGCCTGCGGAGAAGAGTGATCGCGGAAGGCTTCCATCAGGCGATCTGTACCGAACTCGTCATCCCCCTGGAAGACCTCCGTGAGCCCATCGGTATAGAGCAGAATGCGGGCACCGGGTGGGAACGGAAACGTCTCTGCGGCATAGACCATGCCCGGCAGCATACCGAGAGGGGTGCCAGAGGCATCCAGCGTCCGCAGCGTGCCGTCCGGAAGAACCAGTGCGCCGGGATTGTGGCCCGCGTTGACGACCTCGACCACGCCGCTCTTCGCATCCAGTCGCACAAAGATCGCAGTGACGTAACGTCGCTGCGCTTCAGTTCCCTCGTCCCAGTGCTGTTGGCCGATTCGGCTTACGAGCTCCTTCAGCGGCATTGGCT
It contains:
- a CDS encoding STAS domain-containing protein; translated protein: MQATTKVTQRTATSTAGTSIAVLAFSGDISSASKDAILNAYHGLDTATTKVLLDFTAVDYINSSGIAIIIQLLLEASKSGTRRVGIFGLSAHFQKVFTMVGINKYASLYPNEQEALASL
- a CDS encoding ATP-binding protein translates to MKSGSSVEVRIPSELGFEKVAMSTASSMAALMGFSSDRIEDLKTAVAEACINAIEHGNQLDSSLNVGVVMSTTDDELEVKVIDDGAGIAKAPASPDIDRKMHGEEDPRGMGMFLIQALVDEAEWHQGPPGKSFVRLVIRLDAHQVKESQ